TCTCCCCAAATACGCCTACGCTTAATCAAGGTTTCAAAGGTTTGCTCATTTTCTGGCGTGAGGAACCTTAATTGATCAAACACCACTTCAGGTTCGGATGCAGCTTTGCATTTTCCCCTCTTAGTCCTCTTCGAACCCATAACTAATCGATGGTCAGTAGTGCAAACACGATCAGCTCACACAAAAACAGAACCAAAATGAAGTTTGAAGCagagaacaaaaattgaagagtaACCAGATACCATGTGTAGAAAATCATGCACACAATATACTGTCTAGAGCAGTTTACAACAACacaatgaaaaaacaatattcTTATTCACGGGTTGTTTAGTTGGTGCAATAATTGTAATGCATTTTGGTCCGAGTCAATAATTTGAAGTTAGAGACCTAGAGTATATAACAGAAGTCTTATTATATAGGAAACATACAAGTGGATTTAGGAACTGACATATTTTCGAAATTCATAGCTACATGTAGTAAGTTTCATCAGCATATATCTATACCACAATGTACAGTTCAGACATACAACCAGCATATATCTATACCACACACATATGGAGCCACTGGCAAGTTCATTTTGTGGAAGGAAGACAACGTATGACATAGGCAACCTTACTAACAACAATGCATTTAACTAGCCaaacacccaatttcatcacaatCTTCATAGACATAGACATAGAAGTGTGAAgcatcaaaatgcaaaatttgagaataatgCACCAACAATGTGTAATTTCAAAGACAGCAACTGTTAAAAGAGTCTTACTATGTAAAATCCTCGACGAATTTGCACGGGAAATTGTGGGTTCTAGCCAGATGAAGCGAGAGCAATCGAAGATGTAATTTCGGACAGCTGCAAGTTCTGCAGAACTGGGGAAGAGTTAATAAAAATGGGTAATAGATTGTAATGtccatataactcgattttcaagaactcgagttacatgcaatccAAATTTCTAGCACAAGGGCTTGCACATAAACCGATTGTCTgtaaatcgagttatgtgtagCACAAATAACAAGAATCCAGTTAATGGTGGAACGGCTTTCTCATAACTCAATACTGCAGACAACGAGTTAATTTCAAATAACTCGATTATACCTAACTCGAGTTATTTTTCTGGGCCCCCAgatatttggactggtccagatgCAGTCCAAGACGAATCGAAGTTTAAAGGTAGGCCTGCCACAATACTCGATTCTACTTGAATCGAGTTCTGTGCAGTGGAGAATCACAAGAATTCAAATTCCTCGAGATTTGGGAAATCGAGTTACGTTGTACACATGGACCTACCCAGCCCATATATTTGGACTAGTCTAGatgcagtccaagaggaatccaACTGTATAGGGCTACCTCGTACAAAACCCGACTTCggtaaaatcgagttatttgcAGTAGAATATCTCAAGAATGCAATTTCTGTGTGTAATGGCTTGCACATAAATGGATACATCATAAAGCGAGTTATTTGCAGAGTTACTCAATTTTGTAGAACTTGAGTTATTTTCACTGGTCTCACCCATGGACCTCTTCTCCCTTAATCTTCATGTTAGGTGTAATCATTTCTCAACATTAATTTAGTGTGGTATTGACAATAACAAGCTGACTGGGCTTGTTAATTATGATACCTCAATTCATGTGTCTGATCCTCAATTTCCTTGTACAATATGGTGAAGGTATTGTGCTGAAGCTAACATAAAGAATTGTCGTTCATGAATATTTTTGTGATGTGATGTAAGCATTACCTGCCTTCAATAAGAAATTTGTAGGGCTGCCCTAAATTCTAGTGTCATCATTCTGCCATTCTAGGACTGCTACAAGTAGTCTTCTAAGTTGTTCCAAAAATCATGCGGagcctttttatttaatattttttatttacattttttttagtggtatgattttcaataaaatgtaaGTTTCACAGTtttcatgaaaatttatttttcatgaaaatttctTGAGAAAATGGATTTAGAAATAATCCAGACTCATGATTCCTTATGACAATGATAGAATTACTTGCATTTCTGCCGTGTGGATGACCCACTTTCATAAGCAGTTAATGGCAGCAGTTATGACAGGAGTCTGACAAATGTTGTTTGCAAGTTTGTTCAGTTCAAAGATGAtgtttttctataaattttggtGTCTTGAATGCTTCTGTGTATCCTaaatctctctccttttttattttccccttaTATTCATCCTTGCGTTTGCAACACTACTGTTCTTTTGAAGGACTgctgcaacaaaaaaaaaaaaaaatatcatccattttgtgtagatttgatttcaatataatttaattatcttatccAGAAGCATGAGTATGCTCTCTcgaattttaatgtttttgtacATGTAGGGAGCTTGGCATTGGAATAGTTCCATACAGTCCTCTTGGTCGTGGTTTTTTAGTTGGCAAAGGAGCTGTGGAAAATTTGGCTGCAAATAGCATATTGGTACATATTTCACCAGTATTTTGTGTTATTCATTTGTAAGATACAAAGATTTTTCAGGAaacaatgatatttttctttgagcAACGATTCATCAAGTTCATTGAATAAAACAGTACCTATTTTAGTCCTTGCAGTTTACAAGAAGTTCCAATTTCATCTATAACATTTGAAAAATTGTAACcaagtgaaattttgaaaatttagctaTCAAGCTTTTCAATTTGCCACATTATATTGATTGACACAATTGATGGATTAActtctcacttattttttaaacatctaaatttgcaaacatcaaaaataatgactaaaaattttagatttggtGTTATTGTATTAAAGTGTTACAATATATACAAAACATACAACAATGTCAtctgaaaacaacaaaatcctatagCAATAACAATGTTGAcccccctaaaataaaatccaagagTCGCCATTCaatgtaatataattgaatgacatgcaaaaaggccaaaatccaaacaaaagcGCAGAAAAAAATACAGCATcacattcattttaaaatacatatgaaagttcatcatagtaattaaaaattttccaagagTGAAACTCTAAACATCACAAAAGTATCCAATCAATAAAGTTGCAAACTGGGATGAACAAAATAGGGATTAATAGTAAAGTTGCAAAGTAAACACACTCTAAACATCACATAATATTATCATCACTTTGCATCCACCCTAATCACTTAGTCTTGGCACTTGAAAATGTGGACGTTTAACACAACACCGTCCCTCATAATCAGCTCAAATACACAAACACCTCCTACTCGCAAACTATTTTCCCTCACAAATGCAGACCAACCAGCTGATACGACACATGATGAACCCCCACTTCGTTCATAAATGTATAGCTTCACAGGCCATAATCGGTCCACAATCTGGAGCTTGACAAGGAGTATACTTGCTTTGGTGTAGTCCTTGGTAAACCCGTCTCTCGGTAAGTAGTTGATAATGTCTTGGGGTAAACTCTGTACAAGGAACAATAATagatatttaacaaatatattcTAGCAACAAGTATCTAATTGATCTACATCTTTTCacctaaaaacacaaataagaaaaaatcattACCAACAAAATGTCCAGCCACAAGTATCTAGTGTGACAATCTTTCTAATTGATCTATGAAAAATGATAGTTAATGGGAGTTGCAtttctaaattacaaaaatattccattttagtAAAGCTAAAAGCTTACCGCACGATCCTTGCCATTAACGTAGGATGGACGCATGATAACAGTGAAAAGGGGATTTTCTGATTTAAAAGCATTGGCTATAACAAGATTTTTAGCTACACCACCGTCTTTCTTAGGATGGGCTGATCCTGAAACGAGTTGAAAATATGAAGTCATGCACATAAAATTAATAGTAAACATGCTAAACAAATCAACCAGTTGCTTACAAAAGTGTAACATTCAAACCTGAACCCTCTCCCCTATAAAAGTGTTTGATGATTTCAACAGAGCTGTCATCACTCTCATCATCTTCGATCCTATGAACTTGGAGTTCGTCATCTAAAGTATAGTCTATTTCTGTTGCAGTGGCATCAAATATGAGTACATCAAAGTgtgaatttccttcatatttgaAAACCAGCAAGTGCCCCACGGCTACACCATGAGAGCTTGCAAATTCAGACCAACCATTTTGAAACCAAACCCCCCCAGCATGTTGTGTCAACTTGACTTTCCATTTTCTACCATTTGGAATAGTGAGAAAGGCCATATTTGACAGGTCCACTCCAAATTTCTACACGAACTTATCTGGAATCCGCTGTAAAAAGAATCTCCATAACATAAATGCAGGCTAGGGAAATAAACACATGCAATCAATCAAGCTCTATGGAGTTGTGCAGCTACCATTGCAGGAAATATGGATTTAGTGATTGTTAGGTCATATTACTTTCATAAGTGTTCAATGGTATTACTATTTGTTGGATGACCAAAAGCTCAAAAAAGCAGACAAAATCCTTATACACAATgctagaaaataaaagtttgaatgATGGCAGAATACTCCTTAGTTACagccccccacccccacacaaaaaagaaaagaaaatcaaacaaaataaaataacagcCCATGCAACATAGACGTTATATTTAATAGCTATAACCTCAATCTGTCATATTAAGGGCTCGATATTTGACAATAACAAATCTTATGAATTTTTATGCTTCTTATACAACCTAATCTTATAACCAAAATAACCATCAACAGCTTTCAACATTTTACATTTCTCTGTTGTTgttgaaatgtaaaaaattttggggaaatgttgtattttgataatgtgtctgtgatttggttttggggtgTTGGGGAAACATTGAAGATGACCCACTTTTGTTTATGGGCAGGATTTGGATTTAGACGTACAAATTTTTGCCACTTAGCCACTTCATAAGTTTGTGAACtctaaaaaacaaatgataaaaagagTGAACGATTTCTGTATCCTAGTTTGATCCCAGGACACAGTTTCACAGTTTAAATTGAGTTATACATCTGTGGTGACCCTATAAGCCCtatcacattttcaaaaaaatgccATCTGCTCTTGCTctgtatttatttttcctcaatCTCTACCATGCGCTTATCCctgtttcattttttgttcatataaaaGTGTTCGATGCAAAAGTACTCTGTTATGTGACTATGTTCTTCTTAAAGTGTAACCTACGTATTGCAAAATGAAAGTTTTTCTGACTACATGTAACAAATGTACATTTTTTCAAGAATCACaaataaagaagatgaagtgtACGAAGTGTATTAGCATATGATTTTCAGAGGAATCTAGTTTATAAATTTGAGCATACTTACAAGCTTTCCTTCCTGAACAGCATTCGGCAGAATAATCTTGAAAAAGTGTGGGGACCGATCAGCAGGACCATCGTCGTTGTCTCTCCGCCATTGAGAAGCCATTGTTCTGGTTCTCCAAACTTTCGCTGAGAAGAAGTTGAACAGTTGCTGCTTTGTACGTTTGAGCACTAAATAGTGGCCTGGTCATACACATAACCCGATTATTATGAAATCGAGTTCTGTGTACTGGGACTAAAAGGAGTCCATGCTGTGCGCAGTGTATCTCAGAGAAATCCATGTTGTGTGTGGTGGTTTGGAAGTAACTCAATATCCTGAACATCAGGTTAAAGTAGAATTACTCGATACTAGAGAAATCGAGTTACATGCGAATAACTCGCTTATACAGAAATCGAGTTAAGATATTTGGACTGGTCCggaggcagtccaagaggaatctaactGTAGACAATGTCTTCAACGTATCTCGAAGCTAGAGAAATCGAGTTCTTCTAAACGTAACTCGGTAATACGTAAATCGATTTACGTTGACTGGGCTTCCTGACCCAGCCCAGATAATTGGACTGGTCcagaggcagtccaagaggaatctaagtgtAGAAAATGGTCTTCAACGTATCTCGATTCTAAAGATATCGAGTTCTTCTCAACATAACTCGGTACTGAGTAAATCGAGTTACGTTGACCGGGCTTCCCCACCCAGCCCAGATAATTGGACTGGTCcagaggcagtccaagaggaatctaactGTAGACAATGGTCTTCAACGTATCTCGATGCTAAAGATATCGAGTTCTTTTCAACATAACTCGGTAATAACTAAATCGAGTTACGTTGACTAGCTTCCCGACCCAGCCCAgatatttggactggtccagaaGCAGTCCAAGAGGATTCTAAGTGTGCACAATGGTCTTCAACGTATCTCGAAGCTATAGATGGCGAGTTCTTCTCAACATAACTCGGTTATAAGGAAATCGAGTTACGTTGACTGGGCTCAAACACCCAGTCCAGctatttggactggtccagatacagtccaagaggaatctaactGTGCCTCTGCTCTCCAACGTAACTCGGTAGTCTATAAATCGAGTTATGTTCAACGTAACTCGGGTCTTCAGAAATCGAGTTACCCAGATACTTGGATTGGATACAGTCGAAGAGGATTGAGAATGGACTGCAACGTAACTCGTTAACtggaaaatcgagttttatTTAGTATAACCTTTCTACTTGGAATTTTGCTTGCGACTTGCACTGTTCACACCCATTCAGTATTGGCGTGCTTATTCATAGTAAAAGTGGACTTGCTAACAACCATGCTGTGAACAACAAGTCATCCATACAAATGCAGACCAACCACATCCATCAGTAACATTCCCCCATTTCCATTACgcgaataaaaaaatcatccatataTACAAGCTTATTTGTAAGTAAAGAGCCTCTATGCATTTAAATCAGTTgatgtacaaaaataaaaagttcaatttttgcattttaaacATTCTTCACAATTGTAACTTGAAACTTGGACAGAATCCGCCAACAATGGTTTTAGGCAAACATGGAGTCATAGCATTTGGGTGACaccttctttttgttctcttcAGAAGTTGCCTCCTTTCTGAGGAGTAGCCAACACAAAAATTAGTATACAACCCACagtaattaataaattgaattgacAAATACAGAAGAGCCTTCAGGCTTGCCTGCTTAAATGAGGAGCATCTACAGTTACACCTTGGCGACAATTACAAATCTGCAGCAAAACATATACAGTTAGGGAAATAGAGACCCCATGAATACTAGAATATGTACACCACAAACAATAAGATTGAAAGAACACCAAAACTGGGACAAAAGACTTGGAATGGTAATATGTAGGAGTTAAGACTAACTGCAACTACTTGAAGAAGTAATCACAAGATTGCCCAAAGTGGAGCTAAATTTGATACAATGGTATTACTATCATGGTTCCAATCTACAAATTATTGCCCACATCTTAATTATAACTCATATAATGTAATATCTAAACATGTAAAGAAGAATAACTTATGATACCCC
The Quercus lobata isolate SW786 chromosome 10, ValleyOak3.0 Primary Assembly, whole genome shotgun sequence DNA segment above includes these coding regions:
- the LOC115964799 gene encoding B3 domain-containing transcription factor VRN1-like translates to MAFLTIPNGRKWKVKLTQHAGGVWFQNGWSEFASSHGVAVGHLLVFKYEGNSHFDVLIFDATATEIDYTLDDELQVHRIEDDESDDSSVEIIKHFYRGEGSGSAHPKKDGGVAKNLVIANAFKSENPLFTVIMRPSYVNGKDRASLPQDIINYLPRDGFTKDYTKASILLVKLQIVDRLWPVKLYIYERSGGSSCVVSAGWSAFVRENSLRVGGVCVFELIMRDGVVLNVHIFKCQD